The stretch of DNA AATTTCCTACATTGGAAGCGAGCCAAAACCCCTGCTGCGCAAGGCCTCCGCGATTTCATGCAGAATGGCCGGATCGTCGATGGTCGCCGGCATTTTCCATGGTTCGCCGTCCGCGATCTTCTGCATTGTGCCACGCAGGATCTTGCCCGAACGGGTCTTCGGCAGACGTTTGACGACAATCGCCGTCTTGAATGCGGCCACCGGACCGATCTGGTCGCGAATCAGTTTGACGACCTCTGCTTCAATCGTTGCCTTCGCCTTCGTGACGTTCTTCTTGAGCACAAGGAAGCCGCAAGGCACCTGCCCCTTGAGCGGATCGGCAATACCGACGACGGCGCACTCTGCAACATCCGGATGCTTTGCGCAGACCTCTTCCATTGCTCCTGTCGAAAGCCTGTGGCCCGCACAATTGATGATGTCGTCCGTGCGCGACATGATGAACAGATAGCCGTCGTCATCCACATAACCGGCGTCCGCTGTCTTGTAGTATCCCGGAAATTCCTCGAGATATGCCGTGCGAAAACGCTCGTCTGCCTTCCAGAGTGTCGGCAGACAGCCCGGCGGCAAGGGCAGCTTGGCGACGATGTTGCCGAGCGTGCCGGGTGGCACCTGATGTCCTGCGTCGTCGAGAACCTGGATCTCGTAACCAGGCACCGGCACGGACGCTGATCCGTGCTTTACTGGAAGCCCACCGAGACCGAGTGGATTTGCAGCGACCGGCCAGCCGGTTTCCGTCTGCCACCAATGATCGACGACGGGAACCTTAAGCATCTTTTCCGCCCATTTGAGAGTTTCGGGATCGGCTCGCTCACCCGCAAGAAAAAGCGCCCGGAAATGCGGGTTCGAATAGTGGCGCACGAACTCGCCATCGGCATCTTCCCGGCGAATTGCGCGGAAGGCTGTCGGAGCGGTAAAGAGAACACGCACATCGTATTCGCAAATCACGCGCCAGAACGCGCCGGCGTCGGGTGTGCCGACGGGTTTGCCCTCAAAGATTACAGTCGCCACACCCGCAAGCAACGGCGCATAGACGATATAGGAATGACCAACCACCCAGCCGATATCGGAGGCTGCCCAGAAAACTTCGCCGGGTTTCATTGCGTAGATGTTCGCCATCGACCAGTGCAGCGCGACCATATGCCCGCCATTGTCGCGGACGACGCCTTTCGGCTGACCGGTGGTGCCGGATGTGTAAAGGATATAGAGCGGATCGATCGCTTTGACGGCTACGCAAGGAATGCTCCTGCCATGGTGAAGCGCTACGGCCTCTTGGAAAGCATGATCGCGCCCAGGCACAAGTTCGGCCGTCAGTTGCGGCCTTTGCAGAACGAGGCAATGTGCGGGCTTTGATTTCGCCGCAGCGATGGCCTGATCGACAAGCGGCTTGTAAGCCACGACACGGCCGGGCTCCAATCCGCAGCTGGCAGTGACCACGAGCTTTGCGCCTGAATCATCGATGCGAGCCGCAAGTTCGTTGGCAGCAAACCCTCCAAAAACCACGGAGTGGATGGCGCCGATGCGAGCGCAGGCAAGCATGGAGAAAATGGCTTCGGGCACCATCGGCATGTAGATGATGACACGATCGCCTTTGCCGATGCCGAACGCTTGAAAGGTCGCCGCGATTGCCTGCACTTCGCCAAGCGCTTCCTCGTAACTAAAACGTGCCTTGGCGCCACTCATGGCACTGTCGAAGATGATGGCTGTTTCCGTGCCGCGGCCTGCCAACACATGGCGGTCCAGGCAATTGTAACAGGTGTTGGTCTCACCGTCTGCGAACCAGCGGCCGTAAACGCCCTGTGATGGCGAGAAGACCCGCTGCGGCTCCTTGAACCAGGTGATCGCTCTTGAAGCATCGCGCCAGAATGCTTCCGGATCGCTCTTCCAGCTCGCATAGACCTGATGATAGCTGCTCTGCATTTGCTCCTCCCCAGGACATGCACGCCGTGTGGCGAGTTTAGGCGAGGGGAGGCTGGACCGGAAGCCCGACGAAAGCAGAAGGACTAACGCGCGCCGAAAATGGCGGACCCGACGCGCACGCTCGTCGCACCGAAGGCCACGGCCGTTTCGTAGTCCCCGGACATGCCCATGGAGAGTTTTTCTACACCGCATTTTCCTGCGATCTTAGCCAGCAGAGCAAAATGCGGACCGGGATTTTCCTCGGCTGGGGGAATGCACATCAGGCCTTCGATCGAAAGGCCGAGCTCATTCCGGCAGAAATCGACGAATGCGGGTGTATCGGCGGGCGCAATACCGGCCTTTTGCGGTTCTAAACCGCTATTAACCTGGACATAGAGCCGAACGGTCTTGCCTTGCCGTTTCATTTCCCCGGCGATTGCGCGGGCGATCTTTTCACGATCGACGGTTTCTATGACATCAAAGAGCGCAACGGCATCGGTTGCCTTATTCGATTGCAGCGGCCCGATAAGGTGCAGCTCGATGCCGGGCGTCTCGGTCTTGAGTTCCGGCCATTTGCCTTGGCTTTCCTGAACGCGGTTCTCGCCGAAAATGCGCTGACCAGCCGCAATCGCGGGGCGGATGGCCTCCGCATCGAAGGTCTTCGACACGGCAACGAGTTGAACCGATCCGGCAGGACGCTGAGACTGACGCTCGGCTGCCGAAATGCGCGCGCGAACATCGTTCAACCGCTCTTGAAGTTCCATTATCTTATCCCGACATGTCCGCATAAGGCGGATGGCATGCACTAACCGCGCCTGACATTCTTGCCAAGGCCCTGTCTGCCAAAAAGCAGTTTGCTGCGAGGGAGGGACGCTTGTAGTACCCGCAAAACTTGACGCTACAGCGGTTTCATGGTGAAGGTCACCACCAACCTCCCCTGATTTTCCGGAAATTCGA from Rhizobium sp. 007 encodes:
- a CDS encoding propionyl-CoA synthetase, translating into MQSSYHQVYASWKSDPEAFWRDASRAITWFKEPQRVFSPSQGVYGRWFADGETNTCYNCLDRHVLAGRGTETAIIFDSAMSGAKARFSYEEALGEVQAIAATFQAFGIGKGDRVIIYMPMVPEAIFSMLACARIGAIHSVVFGGFAANELAARIDDSGAKLVVTASCGLEPGRVVAYKPLVDQAIAAAKSKPAHCLVLQRPQLTAELVPGRDHAFQEAVALHHGRSIPCVAVKAIDPLYILYTSGTTGQPKGVVRDNGGHMVALHWSMANIYAMKPGEVFWAASDIGWVVGHSYIVYAPLLAGVATVIFEGKPVGTPDAGAFWRVICEYDVRVLFTAPTAFRAIRREDADGEFVRHYSNPHFRALFLAGERADPETLKWAEKMLKVPVVDHWWQTETGWPVAANPLGLGGLPVKHGSASVPVPGYEIQVLDDAGHQVPPGTLGNIVAKLPLPPGCLPTLWKADERFRTAYLEEFPGYYKTADAGYVDDDGYLFIMSRTDDIINCAGHRLSTGAMEEVCAKHPDVAECAVVGIADPLKGQVPCGFLVLKKNVTKAKATIEAEVVKLIRDQIGPVAAFKTAIVVKRLPKTRSGKILRGTMQKIADGEPWKMPATIDDPAILHEIAEALRSRGFGSLPM
- a CDS encoding YggS family pyridoxal phosphate-dependent enzyme is translated as MELQERLNDVRARISAAERQSQRPAGSVQLVAVSKTFDAEAIRPAIAAGQRIFGENRVQESQGKWPELKTETPGIELHLIGPLQSNKATDAVALFDVIETVDREKIARAIAGEMKRQGKTVRLYVQVNSGLEPQKAGIAPADTPAFVDFCRNELGLSIEGLMCIPPAEENPGPHFALLAKIAGKCGVEKLSMGMSGDYETAVAFGATSVRVGSAIFGAR